The genomic DNA GCAAAAAACAGATAAGTTGACAGTTGACAATTAACAGTAGGCAAATTCTTTTTGTAAACTGACTACTTGCATCAAAATAATTCCAAAATTTATGAACCACGAAGTGCTCAGCGAAGCTAATTAATCAGGTTAGGCATTATAACGAATAACCTGTATATTTACATTTGTTCTTTTTGATTTTTTATTATTAGTGTCTAGTTAAAATTATTATGTTTTATATTTCGTACCTACGGCACTTTATTGTTTTTTTGAAAACATCAGTTCTACAAATATTTAGCACCTTCGATGCTTTATATTAGCCTCGTTAGAGGCGATATATTTATAGTAAAATGATTAATATTAAAACAGAGCCCCATAGTAGGCGAAATATTATTAACGTATAGAAAACAAACAATTTTAAGCATATTTAATAAATTTAGTCGGATAATAGTAATTTTTTATACTAAACTCATTTATACAATAAAAAGATGAGTATTAATTTTAATAAAGATATTCAGTATTATAAGTTTTGTGCCTATGGTTTTTTAAAAAATCTTCGGTTTTTTGAACCATTCATTCTGCTGTTTTTTCTTGATGCCGGATTAAGCTATCTTCAAATAGGAATTTTATATTCAATACGTGAAATAACCACTAGTATTCTTGAAATTCCCTCAGGAATAATTGCCGATGCAATAGGTAGAAGAAGGTCAATGGTTTTTTGTTTTGTTTGCTATATCATATCTTTCATAATTTTTTATTTCTCAAATAGTTATATATTATTCATTGTTGCAATGTTTGTTTTTGCAATCGGAGCAGCATTCAGAACAGGTAATCATAAAGCTATGATTTTTGAATACCTTTCAATTAAAGGGTGGACAAATCAAAAAGTACATTATTACGGACATACAAGGTCGTGGTCGCAAAAAGGTTCAGCTTTATCTTCAATTTTAGCTGCTATAGTTGTATTTATGAGTGGTAATTATCGTCTTATATTTTTATTTTCAATTATTCCATATGTTATTGATTTGCTTTTAATGTTAACTTATCCAAAAGAACTGGACGGAGATATAAAATCATTTAATAAAAAAATGATAGTTGAGAATTTTAAAAAAATATCAAAGGAATTTTTACTTTCTCTGAAAAATATTAAAATATTAAAAGCTACAGCAAATCTTTCTGTTTATACAGGATATTATAAAGCTATTAAAGATTATTTACAACCCGTTATACAAATATATGTTTTATCCTTGCCGTTTTTTATTTCTTTTAATAAAGAAAAGCGAATTTCAATTTTTATAGGGATTATTTATTTTGTAATATATTTCTTAACATCATTTGCTGCAAAAAATTCAGGAAATATCTCAAATAAATTCAGCAATTTAACCAAACCATTAAATATTTCTATCTTATTTGGACTAATATTAGGTATTATAAGCGGACTGTTTTTAAATCTGAATTTATCAATTATTACAATATTTATTTTTATTTGTTTTTTCTTAGTAGAAAATATACGGAAACCAATTGGAATTGCATATGTAAGTGATATGTTTGACCGTAAAATATTATCTACTGCACTTTCATTTGAATCTCAGGTAAATACACTTTTTGCAGCTATAATCGCACCTGTTATAGGATATTTTGCCGACACATTCGGTATTGGAAACGGATTGATAATTGTTTCTTTGGTTTTGCTTATAAGCTCTCCCTTATATTATTTGAAGTCAATAAAAAACGGGAAATCCGATATTTGAGATATACCGTATTTCCCGTAAATTTTTATATTATACCAACATTGAATGATTCTTTTTCAAAATCGCTCAATTTGGGTTATAAACTAATTATTTTTGTTTAATATTAGCTTGTGCTGCTGCCAATCTTGCTATTGGTACACGATAAGGAGAACAACTTACGTAATCCATTTTTACTTTATTACAAAATTCAACAGAATTTGGTTCCCCACCATGTTCACCACAAATACCAACTTTAAGGTTAGGATTGGTACTTCTACCTCTTTCTATTCCCATTTCAACTAACTGTCCAACACCTTCTTCATCAATAATTTGGAATGGATCGTTTTTTAATATCCCTTTATTCAAATAAATAGGCAGGAATGTACCTGCATCATCTCTTGAATAACCAAATGTCATTTGAGTAAGGTCATTTGTTCCAAATGAGAAAAACTCAGCAGATTCTGCAACTTTATCAGCAGTTAATGCAGCTCTTGGAATTTCAATCATTGTTCCAACGAGATAATCAATCTTATCGTTTCTTTCCTTAAAAACTTTTTCTGCCACATCTTTTACAATATCTTCCTGTAACTTATATTCTTTAAGAGAACCTATTAAAGGAATCATTATTTCAGGTATAGCTTTAATTCCTTTAGCTTTAAGATTTAAAGCAGCTTCGATAATTGCACGAGCCTGCATTTCGGTAATTTCAGGATAAGTATTTCCCAAACGGCAACCACGATGTCCAAGCATTGGGTTAAATTCATGTAATGCTTCAACTTTTGCTTTAATTTTTTCAACAGATATTCCCATCTCATCAGCCATTTCTTTCTGATTTACATCTTCATGCGGAACAAACTCATGCAATGGTGGGTCTAATAAACGAATAGTAACAGGAAGGTCGTGCATTGCTTCAAATATACCTTCAAAATCTTCTCTTTGAATTGGTAATAATTTATCTAATGCTTTTCTTCTGCCTTCTTCATCATCGGCGAGAATCATTTCACGCATAGCTTTAATTCTGTCACCTTCAAAAAACATATGTTCAGTACGGCATAGTCCAATACCTTTTGCTCCAAAGTTCCTTGCAACTTCTGCATCGTGTGGAGAATCTGCATTTGTTCTTACATACATTCTTGTATGTTTTTCAGCAAGGTCCATTAATTCTCCGAAGTATCCACTTAGTTCAGGTTCAATTGTATCAATTTTATCTTCATATACTTCACCTGTTGTTCCATTTAATGATAACCAATCTCCTTCTTTTAATATTTTACCATCAACTGTTAAGGTTTTTGCTTTATAATTAATTTTAATACTTCCTGCACCTGAAATACAACATTTTCCCATTCCACGAGCAACAACTGCTGCATGAGAAGTCATTCCCCCTCTTGCAGTAAGAATACCATTAGCAACATGCATTCCTTTTAAATCTTCAGGTGATGTTTCAATTCTTACCAGTAAAACTTCTTTTCCCTGGTCTGTCCAAACTTCAGCATCATCAGCATGAAAAACAATTTGTCCTGTTGCAGCACCCGGTGAAGCGGGTAATCCTTTAGCCAGAACATTAGCAGCTTTTATAGCATCATCACTAAATACAGGGTGTAGTAATTCATTGAGTTTATTAGGTTCGTTTCTTAATAATGCTGTTTTTTCATCAATTTCACCTTCCTTTAACATATCTATTGATATTTTCACCATCGCTGCTCCTGTACGTTTTCCGTTACGTGTTTGAAGCAACCATAATTTACCATCCTGAATAGTAAATTCAAGGTCTTGTATATCGCGATAATGTTTTTCTAATTTTTCCTGAATTTCATCAAGTTCTTTATAAATTACAGGCATTACTTCTTCTAATGATGGATATTTTGATGCTCTTTCTTCCTCTGAAACTTCAGCTAATTTAGCCCAGCGTAATGAGCCTTCTTTTGTAATTTGTCTTGGTGTTCTAATACCTGCAACAACATCTTCGCCTTGTGCATTTAATAAATATTCACCGTTAAAAATATTTTCGCCACTTCCTGCATCTCTTGTAAAAGCCACTCCGGTTCCTGAATTATCTCCCATATTACCAAAAACCATTGCTTGAACATTAATAGCAGTTCCCCAATCATCAGGAATTTGATTCAACTGTCGGTAAACTATTGCACGGTTTGTATTCCAGCTATCAAAAACAGCCATTACCGAACCCCATAATTGCTCCCATGGATCTACCGGAAATTCTTTTCCAATTGAATCTTTTACAGCTTTTTTGAACTTTAATACTAATTCTTTCAAATCATTAGTTGTAAGGTCAGTATCATTTTCAATACCTTTATCTTCTTTTAATTGCTCCATTATTTCTTCAAAAGGGTCAATATCTTCTTTTGAAACAGGTTTCATACCTAAAACAACATCTCCATACATCTGGACAAATCTTCTGTATGAATCCCATGCAAATCTTTCATTACCTGTTTTTTTTGCAATACCTTCAACAGCATCATCATTTAAACCAAGATTTAAGACTGTATCCATCATTCCCGGCATTGATGCTCTTGCTCCAGACCTCACTGATAAAAGACATGGGTTTTCGATGCTGCCATACTTAGTACCCATTATATTTTCGATATTTATAACAGCATCTTCTACTTCCTTTTTAATCAACTCAATAACCTTGTTTTCTCCAAGAGTATTATATTCTGCACAAACTTCAGTTGTAATAGTAAATCCAGGGGGTACCGGCACACCGATAAGATTCATTTCGGCAAGATTAGAACCTTTTCCTCCAAGAAGGTTTTTCATTTCGGTTTTCCCTTCTGCTTGTTTATTTCCAAATGTATAAACTCGTTTCTTTTGTGTCATAATTAAATAATTTTGATATTAATTTATTTAGTGATTCTTTTTTGCAAAAAGTTCATAAAATTACATAAAAATTTTTGATGTTAGCTTTCATATGTGAAAAAAAAATGGAACAAAAAAAAATTGTATCCTTACAATAAATCTGATATGAAATTAATTGTAAAGTAAATACATGTCATTCCTACAAAATACAGATAGTGTTGTATCCCTGAAAATATATGATTTTTTTTAAAAATATTTTAGCTTTTCATGTTTATTGTACATATATTTGTACATATTAATTTTTATATATAATGCAAACAACCAATATTTCGGATTTCAGAAAAGATTTAAGAAAATACCTTGATATTGTTACTGATGATTATGAGACACTCATAATAAACAGAAGTAATAATAAAGCAGTGATTTTAATGTCTTTAGATGAATATAATTCTTTTATGGAAACTCATTATTTGCTTTCCAGTAAAGCTAACAGAAAACATCTTGAAGAATCTATAGCTGAATTTGAGCAAGGAAAATATCAGGAAAGAAATTTAATAGAAGAATAATTTTTATGAAAGTTTGTTTTTCAAGCAAATCATGGGCAGATTATTTGTATTGGCAAAAAACAGATAAAAAAATTCTCAAACAAATTAATGAGCTAATCAAAACCATTCAACGGACTCCTTTTGAAGGAACAGGAAAACCAGAACCATTAAAACATAATTTATCAGGTTGTTGGTCAAGAAAAATTAATA from Bacteroidales bacterium includes the following:
- a CDS encoding MFS transporter, which produces MSINFNKDIQYYKFCAYGFLKNLRFFEPFILLFFLDAGLSYLQIGILYSIREITTSILEIPSGIIADAIGRRRSMVFCFVCYIISFIIFYFSNSYILFIVAMFVFAIGAAFRTGNHKAMIFEYLSIKGWTNQKVHYYGHTRSWSQKGSALSSILAAIVVFMSGNYRLIFLFSIIPYVIDLLLMLTYPKELDGDIKSFNKKMIVENFKKISKEFLLSLKNIKILKATANLSVYTGYYKAIKDYLQPVIQIYVLSLPFFISFNKEKRISIFIGIIYFVIYFLTSFAAKNSGNISNKFSNLTKPLNISILFGLILGIISGLFLNLNLSIITIFIFICFFLVENIRKPIGIAYVSDMFDRKILSTALSFESQVNTLFAAIIAPVIGYFADTFGIGNGLIIVSLVLLISSPLYYLKSIKNGKSDI
- a CDS encoding pyruvate, phosphate dikinase, with amino-acid sequence MTQKKRVYTFGNKQAEGKTEMKNLLGGKGSNLAEMNLIGVPVPPGFTITTEVCAEYNTLGENKVIELIKKEVEDAVINIENIMGTKYGSIENPCLLSVRSGARASMPGMMDTVLNLGLNDDAVEGIAKKTGNERFAWDSYRRFVQMYGDVVLGMKPVSKEDIDPFEEIMEQLKEDKGIENDTDLTTNDLKELVLKFKKAVKDSIGKEFPVDPWEQLWGSVMAVFDSWNTNRAIVYRQLNQIPDDWGTAINVQAMVFGNMGDNSGTGVAFTRDAGSGENIFNGEYLLNAQGEDVVAGIRTPRQITKEGSLRWAKLAEVSEEERASKYPSLEEVMPVIYKELDEIQEKLEKHYRDIQDLEFTIQDGKLWLLQTRNGKRTGAAMVKISIDMLKEGEIDEKTALLRNEPNKLNELLHPVFSDDAIKAANVLAKGLPASPGAATGQIVFHADDAEVWTDQGKEVLLVRIETSPEDLKGMHVANGILTARGGMTSHAAVVARGMGKCCISGAGSIKINYKAKTLTVDGKILKEGDWLSLNGTTGEVYEDKIDTIEPELSGYFGELMDLAEKHTRMYVRTNADSPHDAEVARNFGAKGIGLCRTEHMFFEGDRIKAMREMILADDEEGRRKALDKLLPIQREDFEGIFEAMHDLPVTIRLLDPPLHEFVPHEDVNQKEMADEMGISVEKIKAKVEALHEFNPMLGHRGCRLGNTYPEITEMQARAIIEAALNLKAKGIKAIPEIMIPLIGSLKEYKLQEDIVKDVAEKVFKERNDKIDYLVGTMIEIPRAALTADKVAESAEFFSFGTNDLTQMTFGYSRDDAGTFLPIYLNKGILKNDPFQIIDEEGVGQLVEMGIERGRSTNPNLKVGICGEHGGEPNSVEFCNKVKMDYVSCSPYRVPIARLAAAQANIKQK
- a CDS encoding Txe/YoeB family addiction module toxin, which produces MKVCFSSKSWADYLYWQKTDKKILKQINELIKTIQRTPFEGTGKPEPLKHNLSGCWSRKINNEHRLVYHVKENEIQIISCQYHY
- a CDS encoding type II toxin-antitoxin system prevent-host-death family antitoxin, yielding MQTTNISDFRKDLRKYLDIVTDDYETLIINRSNNKAVILMSLDEYNSFMETHYLLSSKANRKHLEESIAEFEQGKYQERNLIEE